In one Bacteroides intestinalis DSM 17393 genomic region, the following are encoded:
- a CDS encoding VWA domain-containing protein: MFRFEEPTYLYLLLLLPFLAAFYLYSNYRRRKAIRKFGDPVLMAQLMPDVSKYRPDVKFWLVFAAIGLFAVLLARPQFGSKLETVKRQGVEVMIALDISNSMLAQDVQPSRLEKAKRLVAQLVDKMENDKVGMIVFAGDAFTQLPITSDYISAKMFLESINPSLISKQGTAIGAAINLATRSFTPQEGVGRAVIVITDGENHEGGAVEAAKAAAEKGIQVSVLGVGMPDGAPIPVEGTNDFRRDRDGNVVVTRLNEQMCQEIAQAGDGIYVRVDNSNAAQKVIAQEINKMAKADVETQVYTEFNEQFQAVAWIILLLLLAEMLILERKNPLFRNIHLFKKEERYDDEK; the protein is encoded by the coding sequence TTCTTGGCGGCTTTCTACCTGTACTCCAATTATCGGAGACGGAAAGCGATCCGCAAGTTTGGCGACCCGGTGCTAATGGCACAGTTGATGCCGGATGTATCTAAATATCGTCCGGATGTGAAGTTTTGGCTGGTGTTTGCTGCAATCGGACTGTTTGCTGTATTGCTGGCACGTCCGCAGTTTGGCTCTAAGTTGGAGACTGTGAAGCGTCAGGGAGTAGAGGTAATGATTGCGTTGGATATTTCTAACTCTATGTTGGCACAAGATGTACAACCCAGTCGTCTGGAGAAGGCCAAGAGACTGGTAGCACAATTGGTTGACAAGATGGAGAATGATAAGGTAGGTATGATTGTGTTTGCCGGTGATGCCTTTACACAGTTGCCTATTACAAGCGATTATATTTCTGCCAAGATGTTTTTGGAATCTATTAATCCGTCGTTGATATCCAAGCAGGGTACGGCTATCGGTGCAGCTATTAATCTGGCTACCCGCAGTTTTACACCCCAGGAAGGAGTAGGGCGTGCCGTCATCGTTATTACTGACGGTGAAAACCATGAAGGCGGAGCTGTGGAAGCTGCCAAGGCTGCTGCAGAAAAAGGTATTCAAGTCAGTGTTCTGGGTGTGGGTATGCCTGATGGTGCACCTATCCCCGTAGAAGGAACCAATGACTTCCGCCGTGACCGTGATGGAAACGTGGTTGTAACCCGCTTGAATGAGCAGATGTGTCAGGAAATAGCTCAGGCAGGAGATGGGATTTATGTGCGTGTAGACAACTCAAATGCTGCACAAAAGGTGATTGCTCAGGAGATTAATAAAATGGCGAAAGCGGATGTAGAAACACAGGTTTATACAGAGTTCAACGAACAATTCCAGGCTGTTGCATGGATTATATTGTTACTGTTGTTGGCTGAAATGCTGATTTTGGAACGTAAAAACCCGTTATTCCGTAATATCCATCTGTTTAAAAAGGAAGAAAGGTATGATGATGAGAAATAG
- a CDS encoding tetratricopeptide repeat protein: MMMRNRTIGIILLLLTAISVSAQKAERDYIRKGNRAYKDSTYVNAEVNYRKAIDVNPKSAISMYNLGNTLMQQNKLQEAMEQFVAATKMEKDKGNLAQIYHNMGVIFHSGKDYAKAVEAYKESLRNNPKDNETRYNLALAQKMLKDQEQNQQNQDQNQDQNQDKKEQEKEQDKDKQDQNQQDQQNQDQQQQPPQPQENQMSKENAEQLLKSVMQDEKDVQDKVKKQQVIQGGRLEKDW; encoded by the coding sequence ATGATGATGAGAAATAGAACTATCGGAATTATCTTGCTGCTACTGACGGCTATTTCAGTTTCTGCACAGAAAGCGGAACGCGACTATATTCGTAAGGGAAACCGTGCTTATAAAGATAGTACGTATGTAAATGCTGAAGTGAATTATCGGAAGGCTATTGATGTGAATCCGAAGTCGGCGATATCCATGTATAATCTGGGTAATACGCTTATGCAACAGAATAAGTTGCAGGAGGCTATGGAGCAGTTTGTTGCTGCCACTAAAATGGAGAAAGATAAGGGTAATCTTGCTCAAATCTATCATAATATGGGAGTAATATTCCACTCCGGTAAGGATTATGCCAAAGCTGTGGAAGCATACAAAGAGTCACTACGTAATAATCCGAAAGATAACGAGACGCGTTATAACTTGGCTTTGGCTCAGAAAATGTTGAAAGATCAGGAACAGAATCAGCAGAATCAAGACCAAAACCAAGATCAGAATCAGGACAAAAAGGAGCAGGAAAAAGAACAAGATAAAGACAAACAAGACCAAAATCAACAAGATCAGCAGAACCAGGATCAACAGCAGCAACCTCCTCAGCCACAAGAAAATCAGATGTCAAAGGAAAATGCAGAACAGCTTTTGAAGTCGGTGATGCAGGATGAGAAAGATGTACAGGATAAGGTGAAAAAACAGCAAGTTATCCAGGGTGGTCGTTTGGAAAAGGATTGGTAA
- a CDS encoding BatD family protein has translation MRKLIFLWIALVVVSLQALADDKVSFTASAPDAVAVGDQFRLAYTVTTQKVRDFRAPSIKGFDVLMGPSRSQQSSMQIVNGVSTSTSSITFTYILMATAEGSFTIPGATITADGNQMVSNSVQIKVLPADQAGAASSGRGNSSQQGNTSRASSGTSVSNQDLFILPTISKTNVYEQEAFLLTYKIYTLVDLRGFDNVKLPDFKGFHSQEVELPGDRKWSLEHYKGRNYQTTVYRQFVLFPQQSGNLTIDPARFDASIAKATHVSDPFEAFFNGGSNYIEVKKTLMTPKLTVDVKPLPGDKPADFSGGVGEFSISSSINSTNVKTNDAVTIKLVISGTGNLKLIGDPEVKFPDDFEVYDPKVDNKFRLTSAGLSGSKVIEYLAIPRNAGTFKIPAVKFSYFDIKSRTYKILTTEEYELHVEKGEGNAAQTIANFTNKEDLKVLNEDIRFIKQNDVTLSQKGDFFFDSMLYWLLYLVPGVAFIIFFIIYRKQISANANVAKMRTKKANKVAVKRMKLAGKLLAENKKDVFYDEVLKALWGYISDKLNIPVSRLSKDNIEEELRKYGVEDALIKEFLAALNDCEFARFAPGDDNQAMDKVYSASLAVISKMENSIKH, from the coding sequence ATGAGAAAATTGATTTTCTTATGGATAGCACTGGTAGTAGTCAGTCTGCAAGCTTTGGCTGATGACAAGGTGTCATTTACCGCATCAGCTCCTGATGCTGTAGCGGTGGGAGACCAGTTCAGACTGGCATATACAGTGACTACACAGAAGGTGAGAGATTTCCGTGCTCCCTCTATTAAGGGATTTGACGTACTGATGGGTCCCAGTCGCTCTCAGCAAAGTAGTATGCAAATAGTTAATGGGGTATCGACCTCAACCAGCAGTATTACTTTCACTTATATACTGATGGCTACTGCTGAGGGTAGTTTCACAATTCCGGGAGCTACAATTACAGCCGATGGTAATCAGATGGTTTCTAATTCTGTGCAAATCAAGGTTCTGCCTGCAGATCAGGCCGGAGCAGCTTCTTCAGGCAGAGGTAATAGTAGCCAGCAGGGTAATACCAGCCGTGCTTCTTCAGGAACTTCTGTTTCCAATCAGGACCTCTTTATTTTGCCTACTATTAGTAAGACCAATGTGTATGAACAAGAAGCATTCTTGCTGACTTATAAAATTTACACTCTGGTTGACCTTCGCGGTTTTGACAATGTTAAACTTCCTGATTTTAAGGGATTTCATTCACAAGAAGTAGAACTTCCGGGTGATAGAAAATGGAGCTTGGAACATTATAAGGGACGGAATTATCAAACTACCGTTTACCGGCAATTTGTGCTGTTTCCGCAGCAGTCTGGTAATTTGACTATTGATCCGGCACGTTTTGATGCTTCTATAGCTAAAGCTACTCATGTATCTGATCCGTTTGAAGCTTTCTTTAATGGTGGCAGTAACTACATTGAAGTCAAAAAGACATTGATGACACCGAAACTAACTGTAGATGTGAAGCCTTTACCGGGTGATAAACCTGCTGATTTCTCCGGTGGAGTGGGAGAGTTTAGCATTTCTTCTTCCATTAATAGTACTAATGTAAAGACAAACGATGCTGTAACTATTAAACTTGTCATTTCCGGTACAGGTAATTTGAAGTTGATAGGTGATCCTGAGGTGAAATTCCCAGATGACTTCGAGGTATATGACCCTAAAGTTGATAATAAATTCAGGCTGACAAGTGCAGGACTTTCGGGCAGTAAGGTTATTGAATATCTGGCTATTCCGCGTAATGCCGGAACATTTAAAATACCAGCGGTGAAATTCAGCTATTTTGATATCAAATCCCGTACTTATAAGATATTGACTACCGAAGAGTATGAATTGCATGTAGAGAAAGGTGAAGGAAATGCAGCTCAAACTATTGCTAACTTTACGAATAAAGAGGATTTGAAAGTCCTGAATGAGGATATTCGCTTCATCAAGCAAAATGATGTGACGCTTTCTCAAAAGGGAGACTTCTTCTTTGACTCTATGTTGTACTGGTTGCTCTATTTAGTACCTGGCGTTGCGTTTATCATTTTCTTTATCATTTACCGTAAACAGATATCTGCTAATGCTAATGTTGCGAAAATGCGTACGAAAAAGGCAAATAAGGTTGCTGTTAAACGTATGAAGTTAGCTGGTAAGTTGTTGGCTGAGAATAAAAAAGATGTTTTCTATGACGAAGTCTTGAAGGCTCTTTGGGGATATATAAGCGATAAATTGAATATTCCGGTTTCTCGACTTTCAAAAGATAATATTGAAGAGGAACTTCGTAAATATGGAGTGGAGGATGCTTTGATTAAAGAATTCTTGGCAGCATTGAATGATTGTGAGTTTGCACGTTTTGCTCCTGGCGATGATAATCAGGCTATGGATAAAGTCTATTCGGCTTCATTAGCAGTAATAAGTAAAATGGAGAATTCGATTAAACATTAA